The Canis lupus familiaris isolate Mischka breed German Shepherd chromosome X, alternate assembly UU_Cfam_GSD_1.0, whole genome shotgun sequence genome has a segment encoding these proteins:
- the ARMCX2 gene encoding armadillo repeat-containing X-linked protein 2, whose protein sequence is MSRVRDAGCVAAGIVIGASAWYCVYKYARGRNQTKKRLAKPKTRAMAGTGARARARLRAGFTIDLGPGFGPPTPVRTQAENRAQEEASALDTDGAEAVAPAATGAEVQSGAGHQVQEAEGAGAGPKAEPVMGATGTSSMASPLGEAEASVAAEAPTVARAPKLPEAPGTAEAPGVPTMPPSVPAPTEATAPMEAAEAPVPTPPTAVLVPSGAAEAPGTSGSPRSVAPSKKATPGAHTGAIPKAGSATGAVPKGGAKGTRSRTGGKGKGKKNKVEVDELGLGFRPGDGAAAAAAASANGGQAFLAEVPDSEEGESGWTDTESESDSEPETQQRGRGRRPVPMQKRPFPYEIDEILGVRDLRKVLALLQKSDDPFIQQVALLTLSNNANYSCNQDTIRKLGGLPIIANMINKTDPHIKEKALMAMNNLSENYENQGRLQVYMNKVMDDIMASNLNSAVQVVGLKFLTNMTITNDYQHLLVNSIANFFRLLSQGGGKIKVEILKILSNFAENPDMLKKLLSTQVPSSFSSLYNSYVESEILINALTLFEIIYDNLRAEVFNYREFNKGSLFYLCTTSGVCVKKIRALADHHDLLVKVKVIKLVDKF, encoded by the coding sequence ATGAGCCGAGTTCGAGATGCTGGCTGCGTAGCTGCCGGGATAGTGATCGGAGCGAGTGCCTGGTACTGTGTCTACAAATATGCCAGGGgaagaaaccagacaaagaagAGACTGGCCAAGCCTAAGACCAGGGCTATGGCTGGAACCGGAGCCAGGGCTAGAGCCAGACTAAGGGCTGGATTCACAATTGACCTTGGGCCAGGATTCGGCCCTCCAACCCCAGTCCGCACTCAGGCGGAGAACAGGGCCCAGGAAGAAGCCTCTGCTCTGGACACAGATGGAGCTGAGGCAGTGGCCCCAGCTGCCACCGGTGCTGAGGTACAGAGTGGGGCAGGACATCAGGTCCAAGAGGCagaaggggcaggggctgggcctaAGGCTGAACCAGTAATGGGTGCCACAGGGACTTCCTCAATGGCATCACCTCTCGGGGAGGCAGAGGCTTCCGTGGCTGCAGAGGCCCCCACAGTGGCAAGGGCTCCCAAGTTGCCAGAAGCCCCTGGCACAGCAGAGGCTCCCGGGGTGCCAACAATGCCTCCAAGTGTGCCAGCGCCTACCGAGGCCACAGCACCTATGGAGGCTGCGGAGGCTCCTGTACCCACACCACCTACTGCTGTTCTAGTGCCTTCTGGGGCTGCAGAGgctcctgggacttcaggatcccCTAGATCAGTGGCACCCTCCAAGAAAGCGACCCCTGGGGCTCATACCGGCGCTATACCTAAGGCTGGGTCAGCGACTGGAGCTGTACCCAAAGGTGGAGCCAAAGGAACCAGGTCTCGGACTGGGGGCAAGggcaaaggcaagaaaaacaaggTTGAAGTGGATGAATTGGGGCTGGGCTTCCGCCCTGGGGATGGGGCTGCAGCAGCTGCTGCAGCATCCGCTAATGGGGGACAGGCTTTCCTGGCAGAGGTCCCCGATTCTGAGGAAGGGGAGTCCGGGTGGACTGACACAGAGTCAGAGTCAGACTCTGAGCCTGAAACgcagcagagaggaagagggaggagaccTGTCCCCATGCAGAAGCGCCCCTTTCCTTATGAAATAGATGAGATTCTCGGTGTCCGAGACCTCAGGAAAGTCCTTGCGTTGCTTCAGAAATCGGATGATCCTTTCATCCAACAGGTAGCTTTGCTCACCCTGAGCAACAATGCCAACTATTCGTGCAACCAAGACACGATTCGAAAATTGGGAGGCCTCCCGATTATTGCAAACATGATCAACAAAACTGATCCCCACATTAAGGAAAAAGCCTTAATGGCCATGAATAACCTGAGTGAGAACTATGAAAATCAGGGCCGACTTCAGGTCTACATGAATAAAGTGATGGATGATATCATGGCCTCTAACTTGAACTCAGCAGTACAGGTAGTTGGACTGAAATTTTTAACAAACATGACTATTACCAATGACTACCAGCACCTGCTTGTCAACTCGATTGCAAACTTTTTCCGTTTGTTATCTCAGGGAGGTGGAAAAATTAAGGTTgagattttgaaaatactttcgAATTTTGCTGAAAATCCAGATATGTTAAAAAAACTGCTCAGCACCCAAGTGCCATCATCATTTAGTTCCCTTTATAATtcttatgtggaatcagaaattCTTATTAATGCCCTTACTCTATTTGAGATCATCTATGACAATCTCAGAGCAGAGGTATTCAACTACAGAGAATTTAATAAaggttctcttttttatttatgtaccACATCTGGAGTGTGCGTTAAGAAAATTCGAGCCTTAGCAGATCACCATGACCTCTTGGTGAAAGTGAAAGTTATAAAACTGGTGGACAAATTCTGA